Proteins encoded in a region of the Zea mays cultivar B73 chromosome 4, Zm-B73-REFERENCE-NAM-5.0, whole genome shotgun sequence genome:
- the LOC100384234 gene encoding Probable serine/threonine protein phosphatase 2A regulatory subunit B''gamma-like, translated as MVEAPAGLSAAAQVSALPLQVDLLQLPPEVPAPGDPALRGVLDSLFAHWLSLPNTAVLLASLVHKAKASGGGAAAAGAGMLPSMLLQGGAAVPPLSPRSPRLSRRPSSLGVAPPNHAASPLRPPAARPAKEVIPQFYFRDGRPPPYEVRRQCISTVDQLFAGHSNGLRAPEFRMVTRELCKLPTFFTTVLFDKIDKESTGFVTREAFIDFWVNNNLMSMDSATQVFTILKQQNHNYLTKEDFKPILKDLLDNHPGLEFLKSTPEFQERYAETVIYRIFYCLNRIGSGHLTLRELKRGNLLNALRHADDEEDINKVLRYFSYEHFYVIYCKFWELDTDHDFFIDKENLIKYGNHALTYRIVDRIFSEVPRKFTSKVEGKMGYEDFVHFVLSEEDKSSAPSQEYWFTCIDLDGNGILTHIEIQFFFEEQLHRMECMAQEPVLFEDILCQLIDMIGPENDSYLTLKDFRRCKLSGHFFNILFNLNKFMAFEARDPFLIRQMREEPSLTDWDRFARREYVRLAMEEDGEDASNASGDVWDESLESPF; from the exons ATGGTGGAGGCGCCGGCCGGTCTGAGCGCGGCGGCGCAGGTGAGCGCGCTGCCGCTGCAGGTGGATCTCCTGCAGCTGCCGCCGGAGGTGCCCGCGCCAGGGGATCCCGCCCTGCGCGGCGTCCTCGACAGCCTCTTCGCGCATTGGCTCTCGCTACCGAACACCGCCGTGCTGCTCGCCAGCCTCGTGCACAAGGCCAAGgccagcggcggcggcgccgcggCGGCGGGGGCTGGGATGCTGCCCTCCATGTTGCTGCAGGGGGGAGCCGCCGTGCCGCCTCTCTCCCCGAGGTCCCCGCGCCTCTCGCGGAGGCCCAGCAGCCTCGGCGTTGCCCCACCCAACCACGCCGCGTCGCCGCTCCGCCCGCCAGCCGCGCGCCCCGCCAAGGAGGTCATACCGCAG TTTTATTTTCGAGATGGCCGGCCACCGCCGTACGAGGTGAGGAGGCAATGCATATCGACAGTTGATCAGCTCTTCGCCGGCCACTCAAATGGTCTCCGGGCTCCAG AATTTCGGATGGTTACCAGGGAACTCTGCAAATTACCGACATTCTTTACTACTGTTCTTTTCGATAAGATAGACAAGGAGAGCACGGGATTCGTGACAAG GGAGGCCTTCATTGATTTCTGGGTGAATAACAATCTGATGAGTATGGATAGTGCAACCCAAGTGTTCACAATTCTGAAGCAACAGAATCACAATTACCTCACAAAG GAGGATTTTAAACCGATTCTGAAAGACCTTTTGGACAACCATCCTGGTCTGGAGTTTTTAAAGAGCACACCTGAATTTCAAGAAAGATATG CTGAGACTGTCATATATAGAATATTCTATTGCTTGAATCGAATTGGGAGTGGACATCTAACACTTAGGGAGCTGAAGCGTGGAAATCTACTCAACGCACTCAGGCATGCTGATGATGAAGAGGACATCAATAAAGTTTtaag ATACTTCTCATATGAGCATTTCTATGTGATATATTGCAAGTTCTGGGAACTGGACACAGACCACGACTTCTTTATTGACAAAGAAAATCTTATTAAGTATGGAAACCATGCATTGACATATAGGATTGTAGATAGAATCTTTTCAGAG GTTCCTAGAAAATTTACCAGTAAGGTTGAAGGGAAAATGGGCTATGAAGATTTCGTCCATTTTGTATTGTCTGAAGAGGACAAATCATCAGCGCCAAGCCAAGAATATTG GTTCACATGTATAGATTTGGATGGCAATGGCATACTTACACACATTGAAATACAATTCTTTTTCGAGGAGCAACTTCATCGCATGGAGTGCATGGCCCAAGAACCTGTTCTATTTGAGGACATCTTGTGTCAGCTCATCGATATGATTGGACCTGAG AATGATAGCTATTTGACACTGAAAGACTTCCGAAGGTGCAAATTGTCTGGGCATTTCTTCAACATTCTCTTTAATCTGAACAAATTCATGGCATTTGAAGCTAGGGACCCATTCCTCATCCGCCAA ATGCGTGAAGAGCCATCATTGACAGACTGGGATCGTTTTGCACGGAGAGAGTACGTAAGGTTGGCGATGGAAGAAGATGGTGAAGATGCTTCCAATGCAAGTGGAGATGTTTGGGACGAGTCACTCGAATCTCCTTTCTAG
- the LOC100276159 gene encoding uncharacterized protein LOC100276159 yields MGSCFSSSSSGWAAGDDAAGGDERRRVWPSDDDGGEWDVDNKAAIYIAKFHRHQSGVVCADCADQQQQHAPAAATAAAQ; encoded by the coding sequence ATGGGCAGCTGCTTCTCGTCGTCGTCGAGCGGGTGGGCCGCGGGCGACGACGCGGCCGGCGGCGACGAGAGGAGGAGGGTGTGGCCcagcgacgacgacggcggcgagtGGGACGTCGACAACAAGGCCGCCATCTACATCGCCAAGTTCCACCGCCACCAGTCCGGCGTCGTCTGCGCCGACTGCGccgaccagcagcagcagcacgcgccggcggccgccactGCTGCCGCCCAGTGA
- the LOC100275928 gene encoding nuclear pore complex protein NUP96 translates to MFLSSNHQEVWRITSALENHKYEIADWDLGAGIYVDFYVLKNSMQERNAMDDSGSLEEMSKSCRSFFGRLNESLLVWGSKLPVESSVMFDRACYSKMAEELCALLVDTPSETLNLPMGCLLTMLNAPVPDESRSSYLQDALSVFTEILCSDP, encoded by the exons ATGTTTCTGTCAT CTAACCATCAGGAGGTCTGGAGGATCACAAGTGCCTTGGAGAACCACAAGTATGAAATTGCTGACTGGGACCTTGGTGCCGGAATATACGTAGACTTCTACGTTTTGAAGAACTCAATGCAAGAAAGAAATGCCATGGATGATTCG GGTTCACTCGAGGAGATGAGTAAATCATGCAGAAGTTTCTTTGGCCGATTAAACGAGTCGTTGTTAGTCTGGGGAAGCAAATTACCTGTTGAGTCAAG TGTCATGTTTGACAGGGCATGCTACTCGAAGATGGCAGAGGAGCTATGTGCGCTTCTGGTGGACACCCCAAGCGAGACGCTGAACCTACCCATGGGGTGTCTTCTAACGATGCTCAACGCTCCAGTTCCGGACGAGAGCAGGTCGTCGTACCTGCAGGACGCACTCTCCGTCTTCACCGAAATCCTTTGCAGCGATCCGTAG
- the LOC100276260 gene encoding uncharacterized protein LOC100276260 — translation MPHVKPAAGLPPYHHRALPGPGQGPVPTGHGMMHREVRDQYGPLGPRMHLPPLGHGPAPFPYDMLPPLPPPEVLEQKLVAQHGEMQKLVIENGRLAASHASLRKELAAAQQELQRLQAQGEAAKAAEEEEMRGLLDKVGKMEADLKARESVKVELQQAHAEAQSLVAMRQNMVADVQKLSKDLQRNLGEAQQLPALLAERDVARQENQHLRSTYDYERKLRVDHSESLQTMKRNYDSMVTELEKLRAELRDTSNLDKSGFFYNSTTQKADGISSHLSVGQIAYDTGYGSTQARATPTGLADLSGVPGGAGLRSGFDPSRGNAYDGSHVANFSSSKTGTHDASRGATGFDSLKGSGYDASKAHVTGQASATAAHGGIAGYYGSNQAAHAWGQSASPYGSVQVPPSYASGSNTSYGAAAAAAVRPYGSAQAQPSYGQTQAPSAYGHTQLPSSYSLAQAQSPFTAAQGSSPYGLAAQPPAYGSGRAGSNAGSYEAPQGRK, via the exons ATGCCCCACGTTAAGCCTGCCGCCGGCCTGCCCCCTTACCACCACCGGGCGCTCCCTGGCCCCGGGCAGGGTCCAGTTCCCACGGGACATGGGATGATGCACCGGGAGGTCCGTGATCAGTACGGGCCGCTGGGGCCGAGGATGCACCTACCACCGCTGGGGCACGGGCCCGCTCCGTTCCCCTACGACATGCTGCCTCCGCTGCCCCCACCGGAGGTCCTGGAGCAGAAGCTTGTGGCACAGCACGGGGAGATGCAGAAGCTGGTTATAGAGAACGGCCGGCTTGCTGCAAGCCACGCCTCGCTGAGGAAAGAGCTAGCCGCGGCGCAGCAGGAGCTGCAGAGGCTGCAGGCGCAGGGGGAGGCCGCGAAAGCCGCTGAGGAGGAGGAGATGAGGGGCCTCCTTGACAAGGTTGGGAAGATGGAGGCCGACCTGAAGGCCCGTGAGTCCGTGAAGGTGGAGCTGCAGCAGGCTCATGCTGAGGCGCAGAGCCTTGTGGCCATGAGGCAGAACATGGTGGCAGACGTGCAGAAGCTGAGCAAGGACCTGCAGAGGAACCTCGGTGAGGCACAGCAGCTCCCCGCGCTCTTGGCTGAACGGGATGTTGCAAGGCAAGAAAATCAGCATCTCAG GAGTACTTATGATTACGAAAGGAAACTCAGGGTGGATCACTCTGAATCTTTGCAGACGATGAAGAGGAATTATGACTCCATGGTTACGGAGCTTGAAAAACTTCGTGCTGAGTTGAGGGACACATCTAATCTTGACAAAAGTG GTTTTTTCTACAATAGCACCACCCAAAAGGCCGATGGTATATCTAGCCATCTTTCTGTTGGACAAATTGCTTATGATACTGGCTATGGAAGTACACAG GCAAGGGCAACTCCTACCGGTCTGGCAGACTTAAGTGGAGTCCCTGGAGGCGCTGGCCTTCGTTCTGGATTCGACCCATCAAGAGGCAATGCATACGATGGCTCTCATGTTGCCAATTTCAGCTCTTCAAAAACTGGGACCCATGATGCATCAAGGGGTGCCACTGGCTTTGACTCTCTCAAGGGTTCTGGGTATGATGCTTCAAAGGCGCATGTAACTGGACAGGCGTCAGCTACAGCGGCTCATGGGGGCATTGCTGGTTACTACGGGTCCAATCAGGCAGCACATGCGTGGGGACAATCTGCATCGCCCTACGGATCTGTACAGGTGCCACCATCCTACGCATCTGGGTCAAACACATCCTatggcgcagcagcagcagcagcagtgcgTCCCTATGGTTCAGCTCAGGCGCAACCATCATATGGACAAACGCAGGCACCATCTGCGTATGGGCACACACAGCTACCATCATCCTACAGTCTAGCACAGGCGCAGTCTCCCTTCACCGCTGCGCAGGGGTCCTCGCCCTATGGGTTGGCTGCGCAGCCTCCAGCCTATGGATCTGGGCGAGCAGGCTCCAATGCTGGCAGTTACGAAGCTCCTCAAGGACGTAAATAA